A stretch of Synechococcus sp. MIT S9220 DNA encodes these proteins:
- the petA gene encoding cytochrome f, translated as MRRILPSLFAALILGLAVFTAPTSSWAYPFWAQQNYASPREATGKIVCANCHLAKKITQAEVPQSVLPDTVFKAAVKIPYEQGLQEIGADGSDVGLQVGAVIQLPDGFTLAPQDRWTDEIKEETEGVYFTQYSDDQPNILLVGPIPGDQHQEIVFPVLSPDPATDSNIHFGKYQIFVGGNRGRGQVYPTGEKSNNTVYTSPATGTVSSIEDGDNGAKIVSIASADGETATETIPVGPALVVGVGDAIEAGTPLTDDPNVGGFGQVDAEVVLQNPVRIYGLLAFFAAVSLAQIMLVLKKKQIEKVQAAEGV; from the coding sequence ATGCGCCGCATTCTCCCCTCACTTTTCGCAGCCCTGATCCTGGGCCTTGCCGTGTTCACGGCTCCAACAAGCAGCTGGGCTTACCCCTTCTGGGCTCAGCAGAACTACGCCTCGCCAAGAGAAGCCACTGGCAAAATCGTGTGTGCTAACTGCCACCTCGCCAAGAAAATCACCCAGGCAGAGGTTCCTCAATCCGTTCTTCCTGACACGGTCTTTAAGGCGGCAGTGAAAATTCCTTATGAGCAAGGGCTCCAGGAAATCGGAGCCGACGGCAGCGATGTTGGCTTACAGGTCGGAGCTGTCATCCAGCTTCCCGATGGCTTCACCCTGGCCCCACAGGACCGCTGGACCGATGAGATCAAGGAGGAAACCGAAGGTGTTTATTTCACGCAGTACAGCGACGATCAACCCAACATTCTTCTTGTAGGTCCGATTCCAGGTGATCAGCACCAGGAAATCGTCTTCCCTGTCCTTTCACCGGATCCAGCCACAGATAGCAACATCCACTTCGGCAAATATCAGATCTTCGTTGGGGGTAACCGAGGCCGTGGCCAGGTTTATCCGACCGGAGAAAAGAGCAACAACACCGTTTACACCTCTCCCGCTACTGGAACCGTCTCATCAATTGAAGACGGCGACAATGGGGCCAAGATCGTCAGCATCGCTAGCGCGGACGGCGAGACCGCCACTGAAACCATTCCCGTGGGTCCTGCTCTGGTTGTCGGAGTCGGAGACGCCATTGAAGCGGGTACTCCCCTGACCGACGATCCAAATGTGGGTGGTTTCGGACAGGTTGATGCTGAAGTTGTGCTTCAGAACCCCGTTCGGATTTATGGTCTGTTGGCGTTCTTCGCAGCTGTTTCGCTGGCCCAGATCATGTTGGTTCTGAAGAAGAAGCAGATTGAGAAGGTGCAAGCCGCTGAGGGTGTCTGA
- the lgt gene encoding prolipoprotein diacylglyceryl transferase — MFTSPGPELFQLGPFVLRWYGLLIAVAVLIGLNLSSWLARQRGLDANLISDLLPILVLAAVIGARAYYVAFEWDSYQRSWWDAFAIWKGGIAIHGALLGGSLAVILFCRWRRVSFWNVLDVLVPSVVLGQAIGRWGNFFNSEAFGVPTDLPWKLFIPAANRPGVFKTAEFFHPTFLYESIWNIGLFVLLMVLFRLGRQNKISLPSGALSCIYLLSYSLGRIWIEGLRIDPLCLGGQPPFCDGGLRIAQLMSLSLMAIAGLGLFWLYGRKSPLPDPGLKKADPS, encoded by the coding sequence ATTTTCACCTCCCCCGGGCCCGAGCTGTTTCAGCTCGGGCCTTTCGTACTGCGTTGGTATGGACTGCTGATTGCAGTTGCCGTCTTGATCGGACTCAATCTCTCCAGCTGGCTGGCGCGACAGCGCGGCCTAGATGCCAATCTGATCAGTGACCTGCTGCCAATCCTTGTGCTGGCAGCAGTCATCGGTGCGAGAGCGTATTACGTCGCCTTCGAATGGGATTCCTACCAACGCTCATGGTGGGATGCCTTCGCAATCTGGAAAGGAGGCATTGCTATCCATGGAGCTCTCCTAGGGGGATCGCTGGCGGTGATTTTGTTCTGCCGTTGGCGACGGGTGTCGTTCTGGAATGTTTTGGACGTGTTGGTGCCCTCGGTGGTGTTGGGACAAGCCATTGGCCGCTGGGGGAACTTTTTCAATTCAGAAGCGTTTGGAGTCCCCACCGATCTGCCATGGAAACTTTTTATTCCCGCAGCAAACCGGCCAGGTGTTTTCAAAACTGCTGAATTCTTCCACCCCACATTTCTCTACGAATCCATCTGGAACATTGGACTCTTTGTGTTGTTAATGGTGCTTTTCCGGCTCGGCCGCCAAAACAAAATTTCCCTGCCATCAGGAGCTCTCAGCTGCATCTATCTGCTCAGCTACAGCCTTGGCCGCATCTGGATCGAAGGGCTGAGGATCGACCCGCTCTGCCTCGGCGGACAACCTCCGTTCTGTGATGGTGGCCTGCGTATTGCTCAGCTGATGAGTCTCAGTTTAATGGCCATCGCTGGCTTGGGGCTGTTCTGGCTGTATGGACGCAAGTCGCCACTTCCGGATCCCGGACTCAAAAAGGCAGACCCTTCATGA
- the cobM gene encoding precorrin-4 C(11)-methyltransferase, producing MSKISIVGAGPGAPDLLTRRAEDRIAHADVLIWTDSLVSPQIADLAPAGCEKIRTSTLTLEQVLPLMIERVSSGKNVVRLHDGDPCLYGALSEQVSGLADAGIEVEVVPGISAYQATASALKAELTIPGLVQTIVLSRSGGRTGVPEREELRHLASLRASLCLYLSARHVDEVQSTLLEHYPADTPVAIGYRVSWPDESLDLVPLDQMAKVTHDRNLIRTTLYVISPAFRSTNLRSKLYSPDHDHLFRPKR from the coding sequence ATGAGCAAGATCTCGATCGTGGGTGCTGGCCCGGGAGCACCTGATCTACTGACCCGCCGTGCCGAAGACCGCATTGCCCATGCTGATGTTCTGATCTGGACTGACTCACTCGTATCGCCCCAGATCGCGGATCTTGCGCCGGCCGGCTGCGAAAAGATCCGCACCAGCACGCTCACGCTTGAACAGGTTCTTCCCCTGATGATCGAGCGTGTGAGCAGCGGGAAGAACGTGGTGCGTCTTCACGATGGTGACCCCTGTCTCTACGGAGCGCTCAGCGAGCAGGTCAGCGGGCTTGCCGATGCAGGAATCGAAGTGGAAGTGGTTCCTGGCATCAGCGCCTATCAGGCAACCGCCTCGGCTCTCAAAGCGGAATTGACCATCCCAGGCCTTGTGCAAACCATCGTGCTAAGCCGCAGCGGAGGCCGAACCGGCGTTCCGGAACGCGAAGAGCTGAGACACCTGGCCAGCCTGAGAGCCTCGCTCTGCCTCTACCTCAGCGCCCGCCATGTGGACGAGGTCCAGTCGACGCTGCTTGAGCATTACCCCGCAGACACCCCGGTCGCCATCGGATACCGGGTCAGCTGGCCTGATGAATCGCTTGATCTGGTGCCTCTCGATCAGATGGCAAAGGTCACACATGATCGCAATCTGATTCGCACCACGCTGTATGTGATCAGTCCGGCCTTTCGTTCAACCAATCTGCGATCAAAGCTCTATTCGCCTGATCATGACCACTTGTTCCGGCCCAAGCGGTAA
- a CDS encoding DUF1330 domain-containing protein, whose translation MAKGYWISTGTIHTPLAMVPYISRLTEWLPSVGAKFLVRDVQCDVREGTPGSLNVIIEFPSLQSAISAYESADYQSLIELRTPHSELTLSISEELVA comes from the coding sequence ATGGCAAAGGGCTACTGGATCAGCACCGGCACGATTCACACACCACTGGCCATGGTCCCCTACATCAGTCGACTCACGGAATGGCTCCCCAGCGTCGGGGCCAAATTCCTGGTGCGCGATGTTCAATGTGATGTTCGTGAAGGCACCCCTGGTTCTTTGAATGTGATCATCGAGTTCCCATCTCTCCAGTCAGCCATATCGGCCTATGAGTCAGCGGACTATCAATCTCTGATTGAGCTACGCACACCCCACTCGGAGCTCACCCTGTCGATCTCAGAAGAATTAGTTGCCTAG
- a CDS encoding helix-turn-helix domain-containing protein, with translation MSDSEQAKDGATVSTLQEIGDLLRQAREAQGLSCDQLAQSLKMGSEQLQALETGELEKLPEPVFIKAMTRRVASKLGLDGDSLISRLQDVLPAPKTTTNLSGAPGGADAKSGVANGRISTSSESSKRPVMPWQRLALAALAIGAVTGGAMVVASQRRSVELASMKAVTVVEQPTATPPQPVSPEKKSSGQISISSPEPSWVSIRNGEGVVVYEGTLSENKILPADSQLEILPGRPDLVLISEGDAAPKPLGPIDQVRWYKLNPEL, from the coding sequence TTGTCGGATTCCGAGCAGGCGAAAGATGGAGCAACCGTCTCAACCCTGCAGGAGATCGGTGACCTGCTCCGTCAGGCCCGCGAAGCACAGGGCCTGAGCTGCGATCAACTGGCTCAATCTTTAAAGATGGGCAGCGAACAGTTACAGGCTCTGGAGACTGGTGAACTGGAGAAACTTCCAGAACCGGTTTTTATCAAAGCGATGACCCGCAGGGTCGCTTCCAAGCTCGGCCTCGATGGCGACTCCCTGATCAGCAGACTTCAAGACGTTCTGCCAGCGCCCAAGACCACGACCAACCTGTCCGGTGCTCCTGGTGGTGCTGATGCCAAAAGCGGTGTCGCCAATGGTCGGATCTCGACGAGTTCGGAAAGCAGCAAAAGGCCTGTGATGCCTTGGCAACGCCTGGCCCTGGCCGCTCTGGCGATCGGCGCTGTCACCGGTGGAGCGATGGTGGTGGCCAGTCAGCGTCGCTCCGTTGAGCTTGCCTCCATGAAGGCTGTCACGGTGGTGGAACAACCCACTGCGACACCCCCTCAACCCGTTTCACCCGAGAAGAAGTCCTCAGGACAGATCTCCATCAGCAGCCCAGAACCAAGCTGGGTCTCAATCCGTAATGGCGAAGGCGTGGTTGTGTACGAGGGAACCCTCTCTGAGAACAAAATCCTCCCTGCAGATTCACAACTGGAGATCCTCCCCGGACGTCCTGACCTGGTTTTGATCAGTGAGGGAGACGCTGCACCGAAGCCCCTCGGACCCATCGATCAGGTGCGCTGGTACAAACTCAATCCTGAACTCTGA
- a CDS encoding Ppx/GppA phosphatase family protein, which translates to MSGAESSPAAAVDPSNQTARQSSHRDPGGSPKVRTVAAIDVGTNSTHMLVASVDVALGTFSIDLAEKSNTRLGERDPETGELTPEAMTRGLESLRRFRELAVSHQVEQVVVAATSAVREAPNGRDFLQTIKDELDLDVDLVSGPEEARLIYLGVLSGMPFGDRPHLVLDIGGGSTELILADGRDARALTSTRVGAVRLQRDFVKDDPIPPQRRSFLQAFIQGSLEPAVDKVHRRIKPGETPVLVATSGTAMAIGALAASEDDRPPLKLHGYKVSRQRLNRVVDRLAVMTPEQRRGLAAINDRRAEIIVPGSLILQTTMQMLGVDELVLSERALREGLIVDWMLRHGLLEDRFSFQSSIRQRTVVHQVQRFAVNQARAERVASHALTLYDSTHKTLHRDDGSGRDLLWAAAMLHACGQHINLSAYHKHSWYLIRHGELLGYSESEHLMIAAIARYHRRSLPKKRHESWQALQTRDNRRTVSEMALLLRLAAALDRRPDPVVHTLKAEVKGSDLILELVPELVNQNLSLEQWSLESCAALVRDVTGLRLKIRVQD; encoded by the coding sequence ATGTCAGGTGCCGAGTCTTCCCCAGCGGCCGCGGTGGACCCCAGCAATCAGACGGCGAGACAGTCATCGCATCGTGATCCGGGTGGATCGCCAAAAGTCAGAACCGTTGCCGCAATTGACGTGGGTACCAATTCCACCCACATGCTCGTGGCTTCGGTGGATGTGGCATTGGGAACGTTCAGCATCGATCTGGCCGAAAAGTCCAATACCCGTCTGGGGGAAAGAGACCCCGAGACCGGTGAACTGACCCCTGAAGCGATGACCAGAGGGTTGGAGAGCCTTCGCCGTTTTCGCGAGCTGGCTGTAAGCCATCAGGTGGAGCAGGTCGTTGTCGCAGCGACCAGTGCTGTACGAGAGGCACCAAACGGGAGGGACTTCCTTCAAACCATCAAAGATGAACTCGACCTGGATGTGGATCTGGTCAGTGGTCCGGAGGAGGCAAGACTGATCTACCTGGGCGTGTTGTCGGGCATGCCTTTCGGCGATCGTCCCCATCTGGTGCTCGATATCGGCGGAGGCTCCACGGAGCTGATCCTGGCGGACGGTCGGGACGCCCGCGCACTCACCAGCACACGCGTCGGTGCCGTGAGGCTGCAGCGGGATTTCGTCAAGGATGATCCGATCCCTCCCCAACGTCGCTCATTCCTGCAGGCGTTCATCCAGGGCTCGCTGGAACCGGCCGTGGACAAGGTGCACCGACGGATCAAGCCGGGAGAGACTCCGGTGCTTGTCGCGACCAGCGGCACGGCAATGGCTATCGGTGCGTTGGCCGCTAGCGAAGACGACCGGCCACCGCTCAAGCTGCATGGATACAAGGTTTCAAGGCAGCGCCTGAACCGTGTCGTGGACCGTTTGGCCGTCATGACACCGGAGCAGCGCCGTGGTCTGGCGGCCATCAACGATCGGCGCGCGGAAATTATCGTGCCGGGTTCGCTCATCCTGCAAACCACCATGCAGATGCTCGGAGTGGATGAACTGGTTCTGAGCGAGCGGGCGTTGCGCGAAGGGTTGATCGTGGATTGGATGCTGCGCCATGGCCTTCTCGAAGACCGCTTCAGTTTTCAAAGCAGTATCCGCCAGCGCACCGTGGTCCATCAGGTGCAACGTTTTGCGGTCAATCAGGCCCGTGCCGAGCGGGTTGCTAGTCACGCACTCACTCTCTACGACAGCACCCACAAGACCTTGCACCGTGATGACGGATCCGGCCGGGATCTCCTCTGGGCTGCAGCCATGCTTCATGCCTGTGGTCAGCACATCAACCTGAGTGCTTATCACAAGCATTCCTGGTATCTCATTCGCCACGGTGAGCTGCTGGGTTATTCCGAATCCGAACATCTGATGATCGCGGCTATCGCCCGTTATCACCGCCGCAGTCTTCCCAAGAAGCGTCATGAGTCCTGGCAGGCGCTTCAGACCCGGGATAACCGCAGGACAGTGTCAGAGATGGCGTTGTTACTGCGTTTGGCCGCTGCGCTGGATCGACGCCCCGATCCCGTGGTTCACACGTTGAAAGCCGAAGTGAAAGGCAGTGATCTGATCCTGGAGCTGGTGCCGGAGCTCGTGAATCAGAACCTCAGCCTTGAACAGTGGAGTCTCGAGAGTTGTGCAGCTCTGGTGAGGGATGTCACCGGTCTGCGCCTCAAGATCAGAGTTCAGGATTGA
- a CDS encoding 4-hydroxybenzoate polyprenyltransferase, with the protein MTGTTFSRVMSPWVALLRWNKPTGRLILLVPAGWSLWLAPDAPPPAALIVQILIGGLAVSGAGCIANDLWDQRIDKEVERTRQRPLASGALNRSQANAALVLLLALSLGVVLSLSSQMLMCLQLAVLALPPILIYPSAKRWFPFPQALLAICWGFAVLIPWAAFTGGISPSIPLIGCWCSTLCWTFSFDTVYAMADRPDDKRLGLRSSALTLGRNAIRTVRAGYGLTAASLAIAAAAADVGIVFWPFWVIATIGLWRSTQTLQASEQQPAAVYARHFGRQVQIGTLLLIGLVLSRLV; encoded by the coding sequence GTGACTGGCACGACCTTTTCTCGCGTCATGTCGCCCTGGGTGGCACTACTGCGATGGAACAAGCCGACTGGTCGCCTGATCCTTCTCGTGCCAGCGGGCTGGAGTTTGTGGCTCGCGCCGGACGCCCCGCCCCCTGCAGCACTGATCGTGCAGATCCTGATCGGCGGCCTGGCCGTGAGCGGAGCCGGTTGCATCGCCAATGACCTCTGGGACCAGAGGATTGACAAAGAGGTCGAACGCACACGCCAACGTCCCCTCGCCAGCGGTGCATTGAACCGGAGCCAGGCGAATGCTGCGCTCGTCCTGCTGCTGGCTCTATCCCTGGGGGTCGTGCTCAGCCTGTCGTCCCAGATGCTGATGTGCCTGCAACTGGCCGTCCTAGCCCTCCCCCCGATCCTGATCTACCCATCCGCAAAGCGCTGGTTTCCATTCCCTCAGGCACTGCTGGCCATCTGCTGGGGCTTTGCGGTGCTGATCCCCTGGGCTGCCTTCACAGGCGGCATCAGCCCGTCGATCCCCCTGATCGGATGCTGGTGTTCCACCCTGTGCTGGACCTTCAGCTTCGACACGGTCTACGCCATGGCCGACCGTCCTGATGACAAGCGGCTCGGCCTGCGCAGCAGCGCATTGACGCTCGGACGCAACGCCATCCGAACCGTGCGAGCGGGATATGGGCTCACAGCAGCGTCGCTGGCTATTGCCGCTGCAGCAGCTGATGTGGGGATCGTTTTCTGGCCCTTCTGGGTGATTGCCACCATTGGTTTGTGGCGCTCCACACAAACCCTGCAAGCCAGTGAACAACAGCCAGCAGCGGTCTACGCCCGCCATTTCGGACGTCAGGTCCAGATCGGTACGTTGCTGCTCATCGGCCTTGTGCTTTCACGTCTGGTCTGA
- a CDS encoding LD-carboxypeptidase: MPQSAHPWSLPSPLQVGDSVTIAAPSSAVCDEASLHAGIAVLESWGLSVKTPTCLGRHWGYLAGRDSERSSDLSADAGSPLLACARGGWGAARLLEHGIPWKEGWFLGFSDVTALLCSRMASGFGGGIHGPLVTTLAGEPAWSQQRLHDLLFGHPVASLQGRSWAEGTGSGPLITVNLTVASHLVGSRHLPDLRGAILVIEDVGEAPYRLDRMLTHWRLIGVLQNLAGLGFGRFSGCDDAENSDPARTFSLEQVLRERTQDLGCPVVADLPVGHGNGGNAALPLGVRAQLDGINATLTLQLPTQR, translated from the coding sequence ATGCCTCAATCCGCACATCCCTGGTCATTACCCAGTCCTTTGCAGGTGGGCGACAGCGTCACCATTGCTGCTCCAAGCTCGGCGGTCTGCGATGAAGCCAGCCTGCATGCAGGGATCGCCGTGCTCGAGTCATGGGGGCTAAGTGTGAAAACCCCGACCTGTCTGGGGCGGCACTGGGGCTATCTGGCAGGACGCGACAGCGAACGATCCAGCGACCTGTCTGCTGATGCGGGGAGCCCACTGCTGGCCTGTGCCCGAGGGGGCTGGGGAGCCGCCCGTCTTCTGGAACATGGCATTCCCTGGAAGGAAGGGTGGTTTCTTGGATTCTCCGATGTCACGGCCTTGCTCTGCAGCCGCATGGCAAGCGGCTTTGGAGGCGGCATCCATGGACCATTGGTCACAACGCTGGCTGGCGAACCTGCATGGAGCCAACAGCGTCTTCATGATCTGCTGTTTGGGCATCCAGTTGCGTCCCTTCAAGGGAGGAGCTGGGCTGAAGGCACGGGATCTGGGCCATTGATCACGGTGAATCTCACGGTGGCATCCCACCTGGTCGGCAGCCGTCACTTACCCGATCTGCGTGGCGCAATCCTGGTGATCGAAGACGTGGGTGAAGCTCCCTACCGCCTGGATCGAATGCTCACCCACTGGCGGTTGATAGGCGTTCTCCAGAATCTGGCAGGCCTTGGATTCGGTCGCTTCAGCGGTTGCGATGACGCAGAGAACAGCGATCCAGCTCGCACGTTCAGCCTGGAGCAGGTTTTGCGAGAACGCACTCAAGACCTGGGGTGTCCTGTGGTTGCGGATTTACCCGTGGGTCACGGGAACGGAGGCAATGCGGCTCTGCCGTTGGGCGTTCGCGCCCAATTGGATGGCATCAACGCCACCCTGACTCTGCAGCTGCCGACTCAACGCTGA
- the ispD gene encoding 2-C-methyl-D-erythritol 4-phosphate cytidylyltransferase, whose product MHLLIAAAGSGRRMGADRNKLLLLLRGRPLLAWTLRSAFAAEAIDWIGVIGQPADQNEIAPLLQGAPKPVAWIEGGSTRQESVERGLVALPGEARHVLIHDGARCLVDPNLFNRCAAAVLGGDAVIAATPVTDTIKRVDGGGLITETPDRAELWAAQTPQGFAVAALREGHAQARALGWSVTDDASLFERLGWPVRVLDAGPANIKVTTPFDLTVAEAVLAQR is encoded by the coding sequence GTGCATCTGTTGATTGCCGCAGCGGGCAGCGGCCGGCGTATGGGAGCTGATCGCAACAAACTGCTTCTTCTTCTTCGGGGCAGGCCGCTGCTCGCCTGGACCCTGCGGTCGGCGTTTGCGGCTGAAGCCATCGATTGGATCGGGGTGATCGGTCAGCCTGCAGATCAGAACGAGATTGCCCCCCTTCTGCAGGGAGCACCCAAGCCTGTTGCCTGGATCGAAGGTGGCAGCACACGCCAGGAATCGGTGGAGCGAGGCTTGGTCGCATTACCCGGGGAAGCGCGGCATGTCTTGATCCATGACGGTGCCCGCTGTCTGGTTGATCCCAACCTGTTTAACCGCTGCGCTGCAGCGGTTCTTGGTGGTGATGCGGTGATCGCTGCGACACCGGTCACCGACACGATCAAGCGTGTGGATGGAGGGGGACTCATCACTGAAACACCGGACCGGGCTGAGCTTTGGGCCGCACAGACGCCCCAGGGTTTTGCTGTTGCTGCCCTGCGGGAAGGCCATGCGCAGGCCAGGGCTCTCGGTTGGTCGGTCACTGACGATGCCTCCTTGTTTGAACGCCTGGGATGGCCAGTCAGGGTGCTGGATGCTGGACCAGCCAACATCAAGGTCACCACGCCATTCGATCTCACCGTGGCGGAGGCTGTTCTTGCTCAGCGTTGA
- a CDS encoding glycosyltransferase family 9 protein, whose product MRVLALSPGSLQQQLERLPALAATADQLEASLQVACDPSHRGLWTMLPAVKKVIPFPFEADPNLSDWANLLGLVREPDFQACLNFATGRQVNLMLSMSHIPMRVATEGFASTASATVESGWTPQKLEAFLSPMGVSLNADAFRLSLPADAMEKARSAQPSGDGPLLLLAPGAFPGDWPQERWASLPETIRNKLPQLRSLVLPTNLPIAERAAAVACADVVLSSCSLTQLMATYCGLPLVALGAKADQLPEREMIRRLDREDLSSLTVSDVMQALGF is encoded by the coding sequence ATGCGCGTTCTCGCTCTCAGCCCCGGAAGCCTTCAGCAACAGCTCGAGCGCCTGCCGGCTCTCGCTGCTACCGCTGATCAGCTTGAAGCAAGCCTTCAGGTGGCCTGCGATCCATCCCATCGCGGGTTATGGACCATGCTTCCGGCGGTGAAGAAAGTGATTCCCTTCCCCTTCGAGGCGGATCCGAATCTGTCGGATTGGGCCAATCTTCTGGGACTGGTCAGGGAACCTGACTTCCAGGCATGCCTCAATTTCGCCACCGGAAGGCAGGTGAATTTAATGCTGTCAATGAGCCATATCCCCATGCGGGTGGCCACGGAAGGCTTCGCCAGTACGGCCTCCGCCACGGTGGAATCAGGCTGGACACCACAGAAGCTTGAAGCTTTTCTGTCCCCGATGGGCGTTTCTCTGAATGCTGATGCCTTCCGCCTCAGCCTGCCTGCGGATGCCATGGAGAAAGCCCGCAGTGCTCAGCCATCAGGGGATGGCCCCCTTCTGCTGCTAGCCCCAGGCGCATTCCCTGGTGACTGGCCTCAGGAACGCTGGGCGTCACTCCCGGAGACCATCCGCAACAAGCTGCCCCAATTGCGCAGCCTTGTTCTGCCGACCAACCTGCCCATCGCCGAGCGAGCCGCTGCAGTGGCCTGCGCTGATGTCGTGCTCAGCAGTTGTTCCCTAACCCAGTTGATGGCCACCTACTGCGGGCTGCCTCTGGTTGCCTTGGGCGCCAAAGCGGACCAGCTTCCCGAAAGAGAGATGATTCGCAGACTTGATCGCGAGGATCTGTCCTCACTCACGGTCTCCGACGTGATGCAAGCTCTCGGCTTCTGA
- a CDS encoding TrkA family potassium uptake protein has protein sequence MMRSRRSRRHDLLSGRSRQLRHLARPWLLPGLALTVLVLGGAIGYRITEGWDWGDCLWMVLITISTIGYGEVEPLSQPGRLVTVLIIAGGLLVVQLSIQRVLGLSESGYFRQVRELRFRRMLRRMQDHVILCGYGRIGREIGEQLLLEQAPVLVVELDPLRKQAAEERGLQVLQADATLDETLMEAGLDRCRSLVTALPSNAANLYVILSARGLEQRCRLIARADSEEAAAKLELAGASVVVSPYVAGGRLMATTALRPLAVDFTDLLAGSDCEIEEFRLSEDPRLMSQIAHRSLQDLDLARRTGAMVLAIRDNNTLLANPNGEVTLAPGQMLVVMGSKQQLQDLRQILGDAIDEVETMRGMQTNE, from the coding sequence ATGATGCGCTCCCGGCGGAGCAGACGACACGATCTACTCAGTGGCCGTAGCCGTCAACTGAGACACCTCGCAAGGCCCTGGTTACTGCCAGGTCTCGCACTGACCGTGTTGGTCCTCGGCGGAGCCATCGGTTACCGAATCACCGAAGGATGGGATTGGGGAGATTGCCTCTGGATGGTGCTGATCACGATCAGCACCATTGGCTACGGAGAAGTGGAGCCTCTGTCCCAGCCAGGGCGGTTGGTCACGGTGTTGATCATTGCCGGAGGACTGCTGGTTGTTCAGCTCTCGATTCAGCGCGTGCTGGGGTTGTCAGAATCCGGATACTTCCGTCAGGTACGGGAGCTGAGGTTTCGCCGGATGCTGCGGCGCATGCAAGACCACGTCATTCTTTGCGGCTACGGCAGGATCGGTCGTGAGATCGGTGAGCAGCTGCTCCTCGAACAAGCACCGGTGCTCGTGGTCGAACTTGACCCCTTGCGAAAACAAGCTGCTGAAGAACGCGGACTCCAAGTGCTCCAGGCCGACGCCACCCTGGACGAAACCTTGATGGAGGCAGGGCTCGATCGTTGCCGAAGCCTGGTGACCGCACTACCGAGCAATGCAGCCAATCTCTACGTAATCCTGAGCGCCCGGGGACTTGAGCAGCGCTGTCGTCTGATCGCGCGGGCTGACAGCGAGGAAGCGGCGGCGAAACTTGAACTGGCAGGCGCCAGTGTGGTGGTGAGCCCTTACGTGGCCGGTGGTCGGCTGATGGCGACGACGGCCCTGCGCCCACTGGCGGTCGACTTCACGGATCTACTGGCGGGATCCGACTGCGAAATCGAAGAATTCCGCCTCAGTGAAGACCCCCGACTGATGAGTCAGATCGCCCACCGCAGCCTGCAGGACCTTGACTTGGCACGACGCACCGGAGCCATGGTGCTCGCCATCCGTGATAACAACACCCTGTTGGCCAACCCCAATGGCGAAGTCACCTTGGCCCCAGGACAGATGCTTGTGGTGATGGGAAGCAAGCAGCAACTGCAAGATCTTCGTCAAATTCTTGGCGATGCCATTGACGAGGTGGAAACGATGCGAGGCATGCAAACGAATGAATGA
- the fabG gene encoding 3-oxoacyl-[acyl-carrier-protein] reductase yields MSSIRTLDGQIALVTGASRGIGRAVALALAEAGAEVVVNYSSSPDAADAVVNEIKEAGGQAYALQANVAEEDAVNGLVKSVIERSGRIDVLVNNAGITRDGLLMRMKTEDWQAVINLNLSGVFLCTRAVTRPMLKQKSGRIINITSVVGLMGNAGQSNYAAAKAGVVGFTRSTAKEMASRGITVNAVAPGFIATDMTKDLDAEGILAAIPLGQFGTPEQVAGTVRFLAADPAAAYITGQVLQVDGGMVMG; encoded by the coding sequence ATGAGCAGCATCCGCACCCTTGATGGCCAGATCGCTCTGGTAACCGGCGCCAGCCGTGGAATCGGTCGCGCCGTTGCCCTCGCCCTGGCTGAGGCGGGTGCGGAAGTGGTCGTGAACTATTCCAGCTCACCTGATGCAGCCGATGCGGTGGTCAATGAGATCAAGGAAGCTGGTGGTCAGGCCTATGCCCTTCAGGCCAACGTTGCCGAGGAGGACGCGGTCAACGGCCTGGTCAAGTCCGTGATCGAGCGGAGTGGCCGGATCGACGTCTTGGTCAATAACGCTGGCATCACCCGCGACGGTCTGCTGATGCGGATGAAGACCGAAGACTGGCAAGCCGTCATCAATTTGAACCTGAGTGGTGTCTTCCTCTGCACCAGGGCGGTGACCCGCCCAATGCTCAAGCAGAAAAGTGGGCGGATCATCAACATCACCTCTGTCGTTGGCCTGATGGGCAATGCTGGACAGTCCAATTACGCCGCAGCCAAAGCCGGCGTCGTGGGGTTCACCAGAAGCACCGCCAAGGAGATGGCCAGCCGTGGCATCACCGTGAATGCCGTGGCTCCGGGCTTCATCGCCACCGACATGACCAAGGACCTGGATGCGGAAGGCATTCTCGCGGCCATCCCCCTGGGTCAATTCGGAACCCCGGAACAGGTCGCAGGGACTGTGCGGTTTCTGGCAGCTGACCCTGCTGCGGCCTACATCACCGGTCAGGTTCTGCAGGTTGACGGCGGCATGGTGATGGGCTGA